Proteins from a genomic interval of Dermacentor variabilis isolate Ectoservices chromosome 8, ASM5094787v1, whole genome shotgun sequence:
- the LOC142591525 gene encoding uncharacterized protein LOC142591525: protein MSSHRNVPLGPRVSARQRELLLSFMEEHPALVTPSYPLGPSLTKADKEALWLQLKALLDAEGPARKTVQQWQAFWRKQRFYADQALALVRQQQRGTGGGQLAGFHGRILQLTGTARVDGGRAAVYGRLEAG from the exons ATGTCGTCGCACCGAAACGTGCCGCTCGGCCCCCGGGTTTCGGCGCGTCAGAGGGAGCTCCTCCTGTCTTTTATGGAGGAGCACCCCGCCCTCGTGACGCCGTCGTACCCACTGGGGCCATCGCTCACAAAGGCCGACAAGGAGGCGCTGTGGCTCCAGCTGAAGGCGCTGCTGGATGCCGAAGGCCCTGCACGCAAGACCGTGCAGCAGTGGCAGGCCTTCTGGCGAAAGCAGCGGTTCTACGCGGACCAGGCGCTGGCCCTTGTCAGGCAGCAGCAAAG GGGCACCGGAGGCGGTCAGCTTGCTGGATTCCACGGCCGCATCCTGCAGCTAACCGGAACCGCGCGGGTGGATGGTGGGCGAGCCGCTGTGTACGGGCGGTTGGAAGCG GGGTGA